The genomic stretch CTAATGAATATTTAACACCATCTGAAAACAAAAAAACTTCATCATCTAACAAGAATTTACTAAATCCATTTTTTAGATGATAAAGATTTCTTCCTTCTTTATCATAATCATATAAATTTGAGTCTTTAATTATATTATTATTAACTATCAATTTATTTAATCTTATTTCGATTTTGTCTCCATGAATTCCTATAACTTTTTTAATAAATTCAGAATATTTCCCATAGCATTTTCCATTTTTAATTTTTGATAAATATCCTCTTGAGTAATAAATATCATAAAATTTTTCATCTGGACAAAAAGATACTATATCTCCCTTTTTAATTATAAATGAATAATCATACATAAGATAAATACCTCTAGGCATACTTTCAGTTACATTAATTCCAATTCTAATGCCAAGTTTAAAACCAATAAAATAAAGTGTGATAATAGCAATAATTACTAAAATTAAATTTTTCATATTTAATTTACTTTATATTGTAGATAGTGGGCTTATTATTTACTTTTGAAAAATCATCTAATTGTTTTCCCCAACAATAATTATTATTATTTAAATCAATCCCACATATATAAGTTGAGTCTGTGACAGATATTGAACTGAATTTAATATCATCAATTTTGACAGGTTTATTTGAAATTAATGAACTTTCATTTCCTGTATTATTTCCCCAGCAGTACCCAGAATTATCAAGACTAATGCCGCATGATATAAATAACCCAACCGCTATCGATTTAAATTTTTGAACAGTTTGAACTTGTACTGGGGCATTTGAAAAATTACCCGATGAACCAGCATCACCAAGTTGTCCGTAATCATTTGCTCCCCAACAATAAACAGATCCATCTGAAATTAGTGCGCATGAATGAGTTGCAACTTCAACATCAATGGCGTTTGAAATTCCTTGAATTTTTAAAGGTTGCCCACTTGTTCCAGAACTCCAGCAATAAACAGAACCTGTTTTTGAAACTCCACAGGTTTGCCAATTCATAAATGGGTTAGAACTAGATCCTGTTTTAGAAGCAGATACTGTAATGAAATCTTCGCTAACTCCTGTTATTTGTCTTGGCGTATTATTATTATTTTTATTTCCAAATCCAACCCCAGTACCCCAACAATAAATTTTGTTGTCATTTGATAAAGCACATGTATATAATGTACCTGAAGAAATCTTTTTAAATTTTAATGAATTTGAATTAGATACAAGCACGGGTACATTTGAATCGTTTTCACTACTTCCAGAACCACCAAATGAATTTCCTAATTGTCCTTGATCATTAGAACCCCAACAATATGTTCCGTTATCTGCAATTCCACAAGTATGATCCATCCCAGCGTTAACTGAATTAAAATTTAAATTTCCAGATATATTAGTCCAGTTATTTTGTATATTTTTAGTACCATTTCCAAGATTTCCAAAGTCGTTTAAACCTATACATTTTGCTTGTCCAGAAGAAATTAATGCACAAGCATAACCATAACCAACACTGATTTGTTTTGCATTTGAGTTTGAATCTGCGCTTTGTTTGCTACCTGCTGAATCGGTTGATTTACCGCAACTAATAATTCCTATTACTGATAATGAAATTAGACTTTTTCTTAACATATATTACTCCTTATTATTCTCATTTTTATCTTTACTACCAACCCATGTTTTATACTCTTTGTTACTTTTTTTTCTCCAACCATCTCCTATGAAATTATTAATTTCTTCAACTTCTTTATCTTTAGTCAGGTTTGAATTTGTTTCTTTAGTGCATGAAATTAAAGATAAAGTAACAAACGCTAGAAGTAAAAATATTTTTTTCATCTTGTCTCCTAAAAATAATTTCTATTTAGAACCAACCCATGTTTTATAAGTAGAATCTTGTTGTTTATTGTATTTAGTGCCAACAAATCTGTTTATTACAGTCAACTCATCATTTTCTTTTTGAATTTGATTTGCCCTATATGAATTTGCTGCTCGCATTTCAGAAGCCATAAGAGTGTTCATTTGTGATAACGTTTCTAAGGTTGATTTTGCAATTTGACTTGCTGAGCTTAGAGAAGCAGAATTTAAATTCTGTTCCTCTTGATTTGAAATTGCTTGATTTGCGACTTGAATTTGAGATGATAACAAACTTAGTAATGCAGAACTTCTACCCATATATTCTTGTGATAAATTAACTCTAT from Silvanigrella aquatica encodes the following:
- the traF gene encoding conjugative transfer signal peptidase TraF; translated protein: MKNLILVIIAIITLYFIGFKLGIRIGINVTESMPRGIYLMYDYSFIIKKGDIVSFCPDEKFYDIYYSRGYLSKIKNGKCYGKYSEFIKKVIGIHGDKIEIRLNKLIVNNNIIKDSNLYDYDKEGRNLYHLKNGFSKFLLDDEVFLFSDGVKYSLDSRYIGIIKLNNINKKAVFIWGF
- a CDS encoding RCC1 domain-containing protein, which codes for MLRKSLISLSVIGIISCGKSTDSAGSKQSADSNSNAKQISVGYGYACALISSGQAKCIGLNDFGNLGNGTKNIQNNWTNISGNLNFNSVNAGMDHTCGIADNGTYCWGSNDQGQLGNSFGGSGSSENDSNVPVLVSNSNSLKFKKISSGTLYTCALSNDNKIYCWGTGVGFGNKNNNNTPRQITGVSEDFITVSASKTGSSSNPFMNWQTCGVSKTGSVYCWSSGTSGQPLKIQGISNAIDVEVATHSCALISDGSVYCWGANDYGQLGDAGSSGNFSNAPVQVQTVQKFKSIAVGLFISCGISLDNSGYCWGNNTGNESSLISNKPVKIDDIKFSSISVTDSTYICGIDLNNNNYCWGKQLDDFSKVNNKPTIYNIK